The Acidobacteriota bacterium genome segment ATACGACCGCCGATTCAGCAGCGCGACCATCTTGTCGCGAACCGCTACTCGCTTTGGATCCTCGGCATCGGCTCCGCTGGCAATGACCTGATCCCATTCATTCCACAGCTTCCGCAACTCATCATTCGAAGAAGAAAGCATCTCTTCGAAGCGTCCCTTCGCAGATTCCAAGTCCTTCGCCACCTGCTCATCACGCTCGCCCATTTTCTTGCCCATGCGCATCTCTTCGAGCTGCATATTCAGCTCGAACACCTCTTCCAGCAGATCCGGCGGCACTACCTGCTGCTTCTCTTTGCCTTGGGCGCGGGCCTCGTCAGTGGCGGCGCGTGATTGCTCTTCCAGCTTCACGCCCTCGAGTTCCAGCAGATACTCCGTACGCGCAATCGGATCGCGCAGCGTGCGATATGCGTCATTCAGCAGTGAGCTCTTCTGCGTGCTCCATTGCTGCTCTGCTGGCGTTGCGCGTGCATAGACGTCCGGGTGCAACCGCCGACTCAGCTTATAAAACTCCTTCTCCAACATCCCCAGATCGATGTTTAGCCGGCGCTGCAGGCCGAAGAAGCTGAAGTAATCAGAATCCGCAGGCGGCTGTAGCTTGCTGCAGTGCGGACA includes the following:
- the hscB gene encoding Fe-S protein assembly co-chaperone HscB, which translates into the protein MHPVVPSPETLSAQTCWSCVREIEKAAHFCPHCSKLQPPADSDYFSFFGLQRRLNIDLGMLEKEFYKLSRRLHPDVYARATPAEQQWSTQKSSLLNDAYRTLRDPIARTEYLLELEGVKLEEQSRAATDEARAQGKEKQQVVPPDLLEEVFELNMQLEEMRMGKKMGERDEQVAKDLESAKGRFEEMLSSSNDELRKLWNEWDQVIASGADAEDPKRVAVRDKMVALLNRRSYVRNLVRDVNEVLQT